Proteins encoded by one window of Luteimonas yindakuii:
- a CDS encoding ABC transporter ATP-binding protein — protein MSFDPVPHEAGACLAIDVRGLGKSYHVYERPSHRLMQGLMRGRKRYYREFWALRGVDLQVRPGETVGVVGRNGSGKSTLLQMLAGTLTPTEGSVRVQGRVAALLELGSGFNPDFTGRENVYLNASILGLSRGEVEERLDAILGFADIGDFIDQPVRNYSSGMALRLAFAVQAQVQPQILIVDEALAVGDAKFQAKCFARLKQLKEDGAAILLVSHASDQIVQHCDHALLLDGGTPVCKGKPRDVVNRYLDLLFGKDNPQSSAPDADEPEPIPVLSFTGTDGNFETRPSYNPHEYRWGDGAARIVDFRLQSDTKLYPAVLESGARLQLMLRIVFERDVVRPILGFFIKTKEGVVVYASNTEYKAMPDFTRRGLAGDLVDVALAFECRLSDGDYFISVGVASRNETEVVPHDRRYDSIHFQVMGADFFGMADVSLEMALAEE, from the coding sequence ATGTCCTTTGACCCGGTGCCGCATGAAGCCGGCGCGTGCTTAGCGATCGATGTGCGCGGGCTTGGCAAGAGCTATCACGTCTACGAGCGCCCTTCGCATCGCCTGATGCAGGGGCTGATGCGCGGCCGGAAGCGGTATTACCGCGAGTTCTGGGCACTGCGTGGGGTCGATCTGCAGGTGCGACCCGGAGAAACGGTAGGCGTGGTGGGTCGGAACGGTTCCGGCAAATCAACGTTGCTGCAGATGCTCGCCGGCACCTTGACGCCCACCGAGGGAAGCGTGCGCGTTCAAGGGCGTGTCGCGGCGTTGCTGGAATTGGGCAGTGGCTTCAACCCTGACTTCACCGGTCGGGAGAACGTTTACCTGAACGCCTCCATTCTGGGTCTTTCCCGGGGGGAAGTGGAGGAACGTCTCGACGCCATCCTCGGTTTCGCCGACATTGGCGACTTCATCGACCAGCCTGTCCGCAACTATTCCAGCGGAATGGCCCTACGCTTGGCGTTCGCTGTGCAGGCGCAGGTCCAGCCCCAGATACTGATCGTCGATGAGGCGCTCGCAGTGGGCGATGCGAAGTTCCAGGCCAAATGCTTTGCGCGCCTCAAACAACTGAAAGAGGATGGTGCCGCGATCCTGCTGGTCAGCCATGCGAGTGATCAGATCGTCCAACACTGTGATCATGCGCTGCTGCTCGACGGCGGGACGCCCGTCTGTAAAGGCAAGCCACGCGATGTGGTCAACCGCTACCTTGATCTGCTGTTCGGCAAGGATAATCCTCAGTCGAGCGCACCAGATGCGGATGAACCCGAACCGATACCGGTCTTGTCGTTCACCGGGACCGATGGCAACTTCGAGACACGCCCAAGCTACAACCCGCACGAATATCGCTGGGGCGATGGTGCCGCGAGGATCGTCGATTTTCGTTTGCAGTCGGATACGAAGCTCTATCCGGCAGTGCTTGAATCGGGCGCCAGGCTCCAACTGATGCTGCGGATCGTGTTCGAACGTGATGTCGTCCGCCCCATCCTTGGATTCTTCATAAAGACGAAGGAAGGCGTGGTGGTCTATGCGAGCAACACCGAATACAAAGCAATGCCGGATTTCACCCGGCGCGGCTTGGCAGGTGACTTGGTGGACGTTGCGCTCGCATTCGAGTGTCGGCTGTCCGACGGCGACTACTTCATCTCGGTGGGTGTTGCCAGCCGCAACGAAACGGAGGTCGTGCCCCACGACCGTCGTTACGACTCCATCCACTTCCAGGTCATGGGAGCGGACTTTTTCGGTATGGCGGATGTCTCGCTCGAGATGGCACTGGCAGAGGAGTGA
- a CDS encoding class I SAM-dependent methyltransferase: MDSSYDDPDFVAGQVEAGQHRAVIGGLWDEMGHLQFDFMRARGLQPSDCLLDLGCGSLRGGVHFVRYLDPGNYYGLDHNQSLLDAGYDTELAAAGLQDRLPRANLFCNADFSLPVEDGFFSVGIAQSVFSHLNFNSIRRCLEEVAPKFRVGAILFATYFELPVNRLASDDLLHDPGGVVTHGHMDPYHYRPGDLSQAAVGAPWRVRNIGQWGHPRAQSMMAFERI, encoded by the coding sequence ATGGATAGCAGCTACGACGATCCGGACTTCGTGGCCGGGCAGGTTGAGGCCGGTCAGCATCGTGCGGTGATCGGCGGACTATGGGACGAGATGGGTCACTTGCAGTTCGATTTCATGCGCGCTCGTGGACTGCAACCCAGCGATTGCCTGCTTGATCTAGGCTGCGGTTCATTGCGCGGCGGCGTTCATTTCGTGCGCTACCTTGACCCCGGCAACTACTACGGGTTGGATCACAACCAGAGTCTGCTTGATGCGGGGTACGACACCGAGTTGGCTGCAGCAGGACTGCAGGACCGCTTACCGCGCGCAAATCTCTTCTGTAACGCGGATTTCTCGCTGCCAGTGGAGGACGGCTTTTTCAGTGTGGGTATCGCACAGTCGGTGTTTTCGCATCTCAACTTCAATTCGATCCGCCGCTGTCTGGAAGAGGTAGCTCCGAAGTTCCGGGTCGGCGCAATTCTCTTTGCGACCTACTTCGAGCTCCCCGTGAACCGGTTGGCGAGTGACGACCTCTTGCACGATCCCGGTGGCGTAGTGACACATGGCCACATGGACCCCTACCACTATCGTCCTGGCGACCTGTCCCAGGCTGCCGTCGGCGCGCCCTGGAGGGTTCGCAATATCGGCCAGTGGGGACACCCGCGTGCTCAGTCGATGATGGCATTCGAGCGGATCTGA
- a CDS encoding glycosyltransferase has protein sequence MNTSSVETASVLQPEGLETPVKSNGPANDRLLLVLGMHRSGTSALTGVLQKLGAELGEELLPPTRDNPKGYFENTRVVAVHETLFTALQRGWQDPRPLPAQWRGTTFGDEAHQALVGVLADLLKHSTLVVVKDPRTSRVLPLWKDVARASGVEVGAALMVRHPDEVAGSLRKRDGLSRARAHLLWMVYLLDAERDSRAMPRAFVSYGALLAGWRDTLARARDSGLRDMVPEPTSSAASEIDVFLDASLRRQEAAVVEGDVSPFESLAVELFGLALRCAANEVRDVPAAFDDIARRLTPLAARYLQAPLQLEQELERQREDQARIDTSLHLAALRELWRPALPGRAPGAARLYYRDDDGDFVETEAVSAEPEVAGARRRAVFSLPADVRFDYLRVDPDSASGVYAVESMSIGGAPVADLAERLRGVNELALPVTRPGDVARFAALREDPYFVIETRGLPRAAGKGTSLKVEVRFRSETVLSEVGDYLEDYRQALQAHGRDLSQWQAGVAAGVRALGDQQARIEEGVRALPDLLERERELEAAVAALANVQAGIDAHVQALPGLSEHQQQLGEAIDALRLQGDVQSRALMERLEVWTREQGQRTKSGFDEVHARVGVIHGALAAIGAEVAVTRQQQALLLAWAQRRSPRYWWQRLVGGARRPDMPAQVQWPLVPLANVQQQPRDGHEATWLSASDDPQFLIGGENLALPAGWYLFEARFLGVEGSLMAPCLYPDYGEGVTESGRIVLPEPDAQGCIAAVVLLTHATRGLRFDPSTAAVSFRLPHVTLRRLGRLGALAAMTRLASRAGAGWRSGLGVMRAFAGPASTGRLRAGGDAAFEAYRQQTRPVVDEYAGWVKSYDLLSEADLADMRRRAEWLEYRPLVSILLPVYNTPRVWLEHCLDSVLAQTYPHWELCVADDASTSAHVRQVLQDYARRDSRIRVQYRPVNGHISESTNTALEAARGEYVALLDHDDELRPHSLLEMVAALNANRRWRLVYSDEDKIDERGRRFDPYFKPDWNYELFLGQNCISHFGLYHAELVREVGGFRKGFEGAQDWDLALRCIERLAPDQIGHVPRVLYHWRAISGSTALGVQHKDYAGSAGVRAVEEHLLRTGQKATVEPTAAGHLRVLRELPSVPRVSLIIPTRNRVELLRMCVQSILERTDYPDYEILIVDNQSDEQATFDYFRELESEPRVRVLRYDAPFNYSLINNFAAAQATGTVIGLVNNDIEVITPAWLTTMTAQALRPEIGAVGAMLYYPDDTIQHAGVVLGIGGVAGHVYTGRRAGTEGQCGRALLAQELSAVTAACLLVRKEVFDEVGGLDPKLVVAFNDVDFCIRVLDAGYRNIWTPYAELYHHESASRGYEDTPEKIARFNGEVDRMLDRWGDALLADPCYNPNLTVAGIPFDLAFPPRDPVPGRMVPGRTGQWSTKEARTAERLLLNDPGENQ, from the coding sequence TTGAATACCAGTTCAGTCGAGACCGCTTCTGTCCTTCAGCCGGAAGGCTTGGAGACCCCAGTCAAGTCGAATGGTCCCGCCAACGACAGGCTGTTGTTGGTGCTTGGTATGCACCGCAGCGGCACTTCGGCATTGACGGGCGTATTGCAGAAGCTCGGCGCCGAACTGGGTGAAGAGCTACTGCCGCCGACGCGGGACAACCCGAAAGGCTACTTCGAAAACACTCGTGTCGTTGCGGTGCATGAGACGCTATTCACCGCATTGCAACGGGGGTGGCAGGATCCAAGGCCATTGCCAGCGCAATGGCGCGGCACCACGTTCGGCGATGAGGCGCATCAGGCGCTGGTCGGCGTGCTTGCGGACCTGCTGAAGCATTCGACGCTGGTGGTGGTGAAAGATCCACGTACCAGCCGGGTGCTTCCCTTGTGGAAGGACGTTGCGCGCGCGTCGGGTGTCGAGGTGGGCGCGGCGTTGATGGTCAGGCATCCTGATGAAGTTGCTGGATCGTTGCGCAAGCGCGATGGGCTATCGCGGGCCCGTGCACACCTGCTGTGGATGGTGTACCTGCTCGATGCGGAGCGCGACAGCCGTGCCATGCCGCGCGCATTTGTGTCTTACGGGGCGCTGCTCGCTGGTTGGCGCGATACGCTGGCACGTGCACGCGACAGCGGGCTGCGCGACATGGTGCCAGAACCCACGTCGTCGGCAGCCAGCGAGATCGACGTGTTTCTGGATGCGTCGCTGCGTCGGCAGGAGGCAGCCGTCGTCGAGGGCGACGTTTCGCCGTTCGAATCCCTGGCGGTCGAGTTGTTTGGACTCGCGCTGCGCTGCGCGGCCAATGAGGTACGGGATGTGCCGGCTGCCTTCGACGACATCGCGCGACGGTTGACGCCACTGGCGGCACGTTACCTGCAGGCGCCGTTGCAGTTGGAGCAGGAGCTCGAGCGCCAGCGCGAAGACCAAGCGCGCATCGACACGTCCTTGCATCTCGCCGCCCTGCGTGAACTGTGGCGGCCTGCACTACCAGGCCGGGCGCCGGGCGCGGCGCGATTGTATTACCGCGACGACGATGGCGATTTCGTCGAAACCGAGGCGGTGTCCGCTGAGCCGGAGGTTGCGGGCGCGCGCCGTCGAGCGGTGTTCTCGTTGCCGGCCGATGTGCGGTTCGACTATTTGCGGGTGGATCCGGACAGTGCGTCCGGGGTGTATGCGGTCGAATCCATGTCGATCGGTGGTGCGCCGGTGGCCGACCTTGCGGAGCGGTTGCGTGGTGTCAACGAACTTGCGCTGCCAGTGACCCGGCCCGGCGACGTGGCGCGCTTCGCGGCGCTGCGGGAGGACCCGTACTTCGTCATCGAAACGCGCGGACTCCCGCGTGCAGCCGGCAAGGGAACATCGCTGAAGGTGGAGGTCCGCTTCCGTTCCGAGACCGTGCTGTCGGAAGTGGGCGACTATCTGGAGGATTACCGGCAGGCGCTGCAGGCACATGGCCGGGACCTGTCGCAGTGGCAGGCGGGGGTGGCTGCGGGTGTCCGCGCGCTCGGTGACCAGCAGGCGCGGATCGAGGAGGGCGTGCGCGCGCTTCCGGATCTGCTGGAGCGGGAGCGGGAACTCGAAGCGGCCGTGGCGGCGTTGGCGAACGTGCAGGCGGGGATCGACGCCCATGTGCAGGCGCTGCCAGGGCTTTCGGAGCACCAGCAGCAGCTCGGCGAGGCTATCGACGCACTGCGCCTGCAGGGTGACGTGCAGTCGCGTGCCCTCATGGAGCGGCTGGAGGTTTGGACGCGTGAGCAGGGTCAGCGCACGAAGAGCGGTTTCGATGAAGTGCATGCGCGAGTTGGCGTGATCCATGGGGCACTGGCGGCAATCGGAGCAGAGGTCGCGGTGACCCGCCAGCAGCAGGCGTTGCTGCTGGCATGGGCGCAGCGCCGCTCGCCACGCTATTGGTGGCAGCGACTTGTGGGCGGTGCACGCCGCCCGGACATGCCGGCGCAGGTGCAATGGCCGCTCGTACCGCTGGCGAACGTCCAACAGCAACCACGCGACGGACACGAGGCCACGTGGCTCTCGGCCAGCGACGATCCGCAGTTCCTGATCGGCGGCGAAAATCTGGCCCTGCCGGCAGGCTGGTACCTGTTCGAAGCGCGATTCCTGGGCGTGGAGGGCTCGCTGATGGCGCCTTGCCTGTACCCGGATTACGGCGAAGGCGTAACGGAGAGTGGCCGCATCGTGCTCCCGGAGCCCGACGCACAGGGCTGCATAGCCGCCGTAGTGCTGCTGACGCACGCGACACGGGGTCTGCGTTTCGATCCGAGCACCGCGGCGGTGTCGTTCAGGCTGCCGCACGTGACCCTGCGGCGGCTGGGGCGCCTCGGCGCATTGGCGGCCATGACGCGTCTCGCCAGCCGGGCTGGAGCGGGCTGGCGCAGCGGACTTGGCGTCATGCGCGCATTCGCGGGCCCGGCAAGTACCGGACGGTTACGTGCCGGCGGCGACGCGGCCTTCGAGGCCTACCGGCAGCAGACACGGCCGGTGGTGGACGAGTACGCCGGCTGGGTCAAAAGCTATGACTTGCTTTCGGAGGCCGATCTTGCCGACATGCGGCGACGTGCCGAATGGTTGGAGTACCGGCCGCTGGTCTCGATCCTGCTGCCGGTCTACAACACGCCGCGCGTCTGGCTGGAACATTGCCTGGACAGCGTGCTCGCGCAGACCTACCCGCACTGGGAGCTGTGCGTCGCTGACGACGCGTCGACGTCGGCGCACGTCAGGCAGGTGTTGCAGGACTACGCCCGCAGGGATTCCCGCATCCGCGTCCAGTACCGGCCGGTCAACGGCCATATTTCCGAGTCGACCAACACGGCGTTGGAGGCGGCGCGTGGGGAATATGTTGCGCTGCTCGACCATGACGATGAGCTGCGTCCCCATTCGTTGCTGGAAATGGTGGCGGCGTTGAACGCCAACCGCCGCTGGCGGCTGGTGTATTCCGACGAGGACAAGATCGACGAGCGCGGGCGGCGTTTCGACCCCTACTTCAAGCCCGACTGGAACTACGAGTTGTTCCTCGGACAGAACTGCATCAGCCATTTCGGCCTGTATCACGCCGAGCTCGTGCGCGAAGTGGGCGGTTTCCGGAAAGGCTTCGAAGGTGCACAGGACTGGGACCTCGCGCTGCGCTGCATTGAGCGGCTCGCACCGGACCAGATCGGCCATGTGCCTCGGGTGCTCTATCACTGGCGTGCGATCAGCGGCTCCACCGCCCTCGGCGTGCAGCACAAGGACTATGCCGGCAGCGCTGGCGTGCGCGCAGTGGAAGAACATCTGCTGCGGACGGGGCAGAAGGCGACGGTAGAACCGACGGCCGCCGGTCACCTGCGCGTGTTGCGCGAACTCCCCTCGGTTCCGCGTGTCAGCCTCATCATCCCAACCCGCAACAGGGTCGAACTGCTGCGTATGTGCGTGCAGAGCATCCTGGAACGGACCGACTATCCCGATTACGAAATCCTCATCGTCGACAACCAGTCGGACGAGCAGGCCACGTTCGACTATTTCCGTGAACTGGAATCCGAGCCGCGCGTGCGCGTGTTGCGCTACGACGCGCCGTTCAATTACTCGCTGATCAATAATTTCGCGGCTGCGCAGGCGACCGGGACGGTCATCGGGCTGGTCAACAACGACATCGAGGTCATCACCCCGGCCTGGTTGACCACCATGACCGCGCAGGCGCTGCGGCCTGAGATCGGAGCGGTGGGCGCGATGCTCTACTACCCCGACGACACCATCCAGCACGCGGGTGTGGTGCTGGGGATCGGGGGCGTCGCCGGCCACGTCTACACCGGCCGACGGGCAGGAACTGAAGGCCAGTGCGGCCGTGCGCTGCTGGCACAGGAGCTGTCGGCGGTTACGGCGGCCTGCCTGCTCGTGCGCAAGGAAGTGTTCGACGAGGTGGGCGGGCTCGATCCGAAGCTCGTCGTGGCGTTTAACGACGTCGACTTCTGCATCCGTGTACTCGATGCGGGCTACCGCAACATCTGGACGCCGTATGCGGAGCTCTATCATCACGAGTCCGCGTCGCGCGGATACGAGGACACGCCTGAGAAGATCGCCCGATTCAACGGCGAGGTGGACCGCATGCTCGACCGCTGGGGCGATGCTCTACTTGCCGACCCCTGTTACAACCCGAACCTGACCGTCGCCGGGATACCGTTCGATCTCGCATTTCCGCCGCGCGACCCTGTTCCCGGACGGATGGTGCCGGGAAGGACAGGGCAGTGGTCGACGAAGGAAGCTCGGACAGCCGAACGCCTGTTGCTCAATGACCCGGGAGAGAACCAATGA
- a CDS encoding glycosyltransferase codes for MAPQYETYRYMKILWCHEVSYLDKPVYEYQDFPERLAGRGHDVEVIDFTEAKETAPTSAQVSRTGEGEVTLTPIPHGNVPGYKFIEGRRNFHRMLSQRLRAGDVDAVFVYSVFINGTQAVRLAKRHAIPVVYRVLDAYHQLRPGMVARGILRAGERYIYRNADHVLVTNEKMADYVHTLAGAERAAPTSVLDHGVDCAHFSPRAPDAELVAKHAIRDSDEVVVFLGTTYAFSGLLELVTRMPAILRERPSTRLLIVGGGEMDAALAAAVRELGLEERVVLTGMVSYQDVPRYLSLGRVAINPFEINDITRDIIPIKILQYQACGLPVLSTPLPDLLRKHGERSGVSYSRSDAPDVFVQRLLQMLADPEATAAQGRRGRALMETTFSVEVAIDRLEETFGKLAAARGRG; via the coding sequence GTGGCTCCCCAATACGAGACCTATCGCTACATGAAGATCCTCTGGTGCCACGAAGTCAGCTATCTGGACAAGCCCGTCTACGAATACCAGGACTTTCCCGAGCGGCTAGCCGGTCGCGGCCATGATGTGGAGGTCATCGATTTCACGGAGGCGAAGGAGACGGCCCCGACAAGTGCGCAGGTCAGCAGGACGGGCGAAGGCGAAGTCACGCTGACGCCGATTCCCCACGGGAACGTGCCCGGCTACAAGTTCATTGAAGGGCGCCGGAACTTCCACCGGATGCTGTCTCAACGCCTGCGTGCAGGTGACGTGGATGCAGTGTTCGTCTATTCCGTCTTCATCAATGGCACCCAGGCCGTGCGCCTTGCGAAGCGGCATGCCATCCCGGTGGTCTACCGGGTACTCGACGCCTACCACCAGCTGCGGCCCGGCATGGTCGCGCGTGGCATCCTGCGCGCCGGCGAGCGATACATCTACCGCAACGCCGACCATGTCCTGGTCACCAACGAGAAGATGGCGGACTACGTGCACACGCTTGCCGGGGCAGAGCGCGCGGCCCCGACAAGCGTGCTGGACCATGGGGTGGACTGCGCGCACTTTTCGCCACGAGCGCCGGATGCGGAGCTGGTCGCGAAGCACGCGATCAGGGATAGCGACGAGGTAGTGGTGTTCCTCGGCACCACATACGCCTTCAGCGGCCTGCTCGAACTGGTGACGCGCATGCCGGCCATCCTGCGCGAGCGGCCCAGTACCCGGTTGTTGATCGTGGGAGGGGGCGAGATGGACGCCGCGCTCGCAGCGGCCGTTCGTGAGCTCGGGCTGGAGGAACGGGTCGTGCTGACCGGCATGGTCTCCTACCAGGACGTACCGCGTTATCTGTCGCTGGGGCGCGTTGCGATCAATCCTTTCGAGATCAACGACATCACGCGCGACATCATTCCGATCAAGATCCTCCAGTACCAGGCTTGCGGCTTGCCGGTGCTGTCGACGCCGTTGCCTGATCTCCTGCGCAAGCATGGCGAACGGTCCGGTGTGAGCTACAGCAGGTCCGATGCCCCGGACGTGTTCGTGCAGCGATTGTTGCAGATGCTGGCGGATCCGGAGGCCACTGCGGCGCAGGGCCGCCGTGGCCGTGCGTTGATGGAAACGACATTCTCGGTGGAAGTCGCTATCGATCGCCTGGAAGAGACCTTCGGCAAGCTCGCCGCGGCACGAGGCCGCGGCTGA
- a CDS encoding UDP-N-acetyl glucosamine 2-epimerase: MSVLDEHCAHSLIHTGQNYDYELNGIFFEELGIRSPDVFLEAAGSTVAETIGQIIAKADAALAQIEPDAVLVLGDTNSCLAALAAKRRKIPIFHMEAGNRCFDFRVPEEINRRIVDHLADINMTYSQIAREYLLREGLPPDQVICTGSPMREVIEHYRPGIEQSTVLARLGLERGRYYVVSAHREENVDSDDKLMQLFDVLAYLAQDRDADVVVSTHPRTRKRIESMGLSAPARVRFHKPFGFLDYVHLQMHARAVLSDSGTITEESSILDFPALNIRDAHERPEGFEEGAVIMTGLDLATVRNALDVVEKAAAARDAGGRMTRMVGDYSATNVADKVLRILLSYTSYINRKVWHKAV; encoded by the coding sequence ATGAGCGTGCTCGACGAACACTGCGCGCATTCGCTGATCCACACCGGACAGAATTACGATTACGAGCTCAACGGGATCTTTTTCGAGGAACTGGGCATCCGCAGCCCCGACGTCTTCCTGGAGGCCGCCGGCAGCACGGTGGCCGAAACCATTGGCCAGATCATCGCGAAAGCCGACGCTGCGCTCGCACAGATCGAACCGGATGCCGTGCTCGTGCTTGGCGATACCAACTCATGCCTCGCCGCGCTGGCCGCCAAGCGCAGGAAGATCCCCATCTTCCACATGGAGGCGGGCAACAGGTGCTTCGATTTCCGGGTCCCGGAGGAGATCAATCGCCGGATCGTCGACCACCTGGCCGACATCAACATGACCTACAGCCAGATCGCCAGGGAGTACTTGCTGCGGGAGGGCCTGCCTCCTGACCAGGTCATCTGCACTGGAAGCCCGATGCGCGAAGTCATCGAGCATTACCGACCCGGTATCGAACAGTCTACCGTCCTCGCACGGCTCGGCCTGGAGCGTGGCCGCTACTACGTCGTCAGTGCCCATCGCGAAGAGAACGTGGACTCCGATGACAAGCTGATGCAGCTGTTCGACGTCCTTGCGTACCTGGCCCAGGACCGCGACGCCGATGTGGTCGTCTCCACCCACCCCCGCACCCGCAAGCGCATCGAAAGCATGGGCCTGTCGGCACCTGCCCGGGTGCGCTTCCACAAGCCATTCGGCTTCCTCGACTACGTCCACCTGCAGATGCATGCGCGTGCCGTGCTTTCCGACAGTGGCACGATCACCGAAGAATCGTCGATTCTCGACTTCCCGGCGCTCAACATCCGCGACGCCCATGAACGTCCGGAAGGGTTCGAGGAAGGCGCGGTCATCATGACCGGCCTCGATCTGGCCACCGTCCGCAATGCATTGGACGTCGTCGAGAAAGCGGCGGCCGCACGCGATGCCGGCGGGCGGATGACCCGCATGGTTGGCGACTACAGCGCGACCAACGTCGCCGACAAGGTGCTGCGGATCCTGTTGAGCTATACCAGCTACATCAACCGCAAGGTGTGGCACAAGGCTGTTTGA
- a CDS encoding polysaccharide biosynthesis protein — protein MTNLDSFSGKSLLITGGTGSFGNAVLRRFLQSDIGEIRIFSRDEKKQDDMRSLIASDRVKFYLGDVRDAQSVKDALKGVDFVFHAAALKQVPSCEFHPMQAVQTNILGTENVLNAAIENAVSRVVVLSTDKAVYPINAMGMSKALSEKVMVAKSRACQGTGPILCATRYGNVMASRGSVIPLFVNQLMSGQPITITDPGMTRFLMSLDESVELVLHAFHHAKPGDIFVQKSPASTIQVLAQALKEMLERDAPIRIIGTRHGEKLFETLVSREEMARAVDLGRYYRIPADARDLNYAQYTAEGETEISALDDYTSHNTHRLDIQGVKDVVGKLGALENMRA, from the coding sequence ATGACAAATCTCGACAGTTTTTCGGGCAAGAGCCTGCTGATCACGGGCGGCACCGGCTCTTTCGGCAACGCCGTACTGCGGCGCTTCCTGCAATCCGACATCGGTGAGATCCGCATCTTCAGTCGTGACGAGAAGAAGCAGGACGACATGCGGTCGTTGATCGCGAGTGACCGCGTGAAGTTCTATCTCGGCGATGTCAGGGATGCCCAGAGCGTCAAGGACGCACTCAAGGGCGTCGACTTCGTATTCCACGCTGCCGCACTCAAGCAAGTGCCGTCGTGTGAGTTTCATCCAATGCAGGCTGTGCAGACAAACATCCTGGGCACGGAAAACGTCCTGAATGCTGCGATCGAGAATGCAGTATCTCGAGTGGTTGTACTGAGTACCGACAAGGCCGTATACCCGATCAATGCGATGGGTATGTCCAAGGCGTTGTCCGAAAAGGTCATGGTGGCGAAGTCGCGGGCCTGCCAGGGGACTGGACCGATCCTGTGTGCCACCCGCTATGGCAATGTCATGGCATCCCGAGGTTCCGTTATCCCGCTCTTCGTGAATCAGCTGATGTCGGGGCAGCCCATCACGATCACCGACCCCGGAATGACCCGCTTCCTGATGTCGCTGGACGAGTCGGTTGAGCTGGTGCTGCATGCCTTCCATCACGCAAAGCCCGGCGACATCTTCGTGCAGAAGTCACCGGCCTCGACCATCCAGGTCCTGGCGCAGGCGCTCAAGGAGATGCTCGAAAGGGATGCGCCGATCCGGATCATCGGGACCAGGCATGGTGAGAAGCTGTTTGAAACGCTGGTCTCGCGGGAGGAGATGGCACGTGCGGTCGATCTGGGTCGCTACTACCGGATACCCGCGGACGCGCGCGACCTGAACTATGCGCAGTACACCGCGGAGGGCGAAACTGAGATTTCGGCTCTGGACGACTACACGTCCCACAACACCCACCGCCTGGATATCCAGGGCGTGAAAGATGTCGTGGGCAAGCTCGGCGCACTGGAGAACATGCGTGCTTAA
- a CDS encoding NAD-dependent epimerase/dehydratase family protein: MTTPINVLVTGAGGFIAKNLTVRLGEAQGEFVTHGVTRNTTGEELEGMVRRCDIVVHLAGINRPDNEREFATGNVDFTTHLLDLLETHGARPVLFSSSIQAAQDNPYGRSKLEAEVLLAEYSQRTGATTAAYRLPNVFGKWCRPDYNSAVATFCDRVARHQPITIRDASAPLHLLYIDDLVDHLIQDVRTVLAGGSPRLDVAPVYPTTVGALAAEIEGFADIHSSKDIPRTGSGLTRALYATYLTHLDPSDFAFPLTLHVDPRGAFSEMLRTADSGQFSFFTAKPGVTRGGHYHHTKNEKFLVVRGSALFRFKQIATGETYELATSDQQPLVVKTIPGWAHDITNVGNEEMIVMLWANEAFDRDRPDTFAHPL, encoded by the coding sequence ATGACCACCCCCATCAACGTACTCGTGACCGGCGCCGGTGGATTCATTGCGAAGAACCTGACGGTCCGCCTAGGCGAAGCGCAGGGTGAGTTCGTCACGCACGGAGTGACCCGGAATACGACTGGAGAAGAACTGGAAGGCATGGTTCGCAGATGCGACATCGTCGTCCATCTGGCGGGAATAAACCGCCCGGACAACGAGCGCGAATTCGCCACCGGCAACGTCGACTTCACCACGCACCTCCTCGACCTGCTGGAGACACACGGGGCACGTCCCGTGCTGTTCTCATCCTCCATCCAGGCGGCGCAGGACAACCCCTACGGCCGCAGCAAGCTTGAGGCCGAGGTGCTGCTGGCGGAGTACTCGCAGAGGACCGGCGCCACCACCGCCGCTTACCGGCTGCCCAATGTCTTCGGAAAGTGGTGCAGGCCGGACTACAACTCGGCCGTGGCAACGTTTTGCGACCGGGTCGCCCGCCACCAGCCGATCACCATCCGCGACGCCTCTGCACCCCTGCACTTGTTGTATATCGACGACCTCGTCGATCACCTCATACAGGACGTGCGTACTGTCCTTGCCGGTGGTTCACCGCGACTGGACGTCGCACCCGTGTATCCCACGACTGTCGGCGCGCTTGCAGCCGAGATAGAGGGATTCGCGGATATCCACTCAAGCAAGGACATCCCACGCACTGGTTCCGGTCTGACGCGTGCACTGTACGCGACCTACCTCACCCACCTGGATCCCAGCGACTTCGCCTTCCCCCTGACCCTACATGTGGACCCGCGTGGTGCATTCTCGGAGATGTTGAGGACAGCGGATTCAGGCCAGTTCTCTTTCTTTACCGCGAAACCCGGGGTGACCCGGGGCGGGCACTACCACCACACGAAGAACGAGAAGTTCCTCGTTGTTCGCGGCTCCGCGCTGTTCCGGTTCAAGCAGATCGCAACGGGCGAAACCTACGAGCTTGCGACCAGCGACCAGCAGCCGCTGGTGGTTAAGACCATACCTGGATGGGCGCACGACATCACCAATGTCGGCAATGAGGAAATGATCGTCATGCTCTGGGCCAATGAGGCATTCGATCGCGACCGTCCGGACACTTTTGCCCACCCTCTCTGA